From Microbacterium invictum, the proteins below share one genomic window:
- a CDS encoding aldo/keto reductase, which produces MVTIPTVTLNDGSEFAALGLGTYNLRGAEGVDAIVAAVDSGYRVIDTAVNYENEAEVGEAVRRTGIRDQLIVTTKVPGRDHGFDETVRSAQGSLQRLGLEKIDLYLIHWPNPSVGKYVETFRAMIALRDEGQVGSVGVSNFTEPMLARLIDETGVTPAVNQVEMHPYFPQAALRAFHTERGIRTESWSPLARRTELLAEQVVTDIAAAHEVTPTQVVLRWHVQLGSTPIPKSADPQRQRENADVFGFSLTDAEVAALSGLERGRLWDGDPDTHEEM; this is translated from the coding sequence ATGGTCACCATTCCCACGGTCACGCTCAACGACGGCTCCGAGTTCGCCGCCCTCGGTCTCGGCACCTACAATCTGCGCGGTGCGGAAGGCGTCGACGCGATCGTGGCCGCCGTCGACAGCGGCTACCGAGTCATCGACACCGCCGTCAACTACGAGAACGAGGCCGAAGTGGGCGAGGCGGTGCGGCGCACCGGCATCCGGGATCAGCTCATCGTCACCACCAAGGTGCCCGGCCGGGACCACGGATTCGACGAAACGGTACGCAGCGCGCAGGGGTCGCTGCAGCGGCTCGGGCTCGAGAAGATCGATCTCTACCTGATCCACTGGCCGAACCCCTCGGTCGGCAAGTACGTCGAGACGTTCCGCGCGATGATCGCGCTGCGCGACGAGGGTCAGGTCGGCTCGGTCGGCGTCTCCAACTTCACCGAGCCCATGCTCGCGCGGCTGATCGACGAGACCGGGGTCACGCCGGCGGTCAACCAGGTCGAGATGCACCCGTACTTCCCGCAGGCGGCGCTGCGGGCATTCCACACCGAGCGCGGCATCCGCACCGAGAGCTGGAGCCCGCTCGCGCGCCGCACCGAACTGCTCGCCGAGCAGGTGGTGACCGACATCGCCGCCGCGCACGAGGTCACCCCGACTCAGGTCGTCCTGCGCTGGCACGTCCAGCTCGGCTCGACGCCGATCCCCAAGTCCGCCGACCCGCAGCGGCAGCGCGAGAACGCCGACGTGTTCGGCTTCTCGTTGACGGATGCCGAGGTGGCAGCCCTCAGCGGTCTCGAGCGCGGGCGGCTGTGGGACGGCGACCCCGACACCCACGAAGAGATGTGA
- a CDS encoding response regulator, giving the protein MRILICEDSALLREGLVRVLADAGHDVVAALPDAHDLVDTVASATPDLCILDVRLPPTFTDEGIRAALTLRAANPALPVLVLSQYVEERYASDLITSHGAALGYLLKDRVADVREFLESIERIGAGATVLDPEVVAQLLMRRSRDERMARLTDRERTVLALIAEGKSNQAIAQALFVSEASVEKHITSLFQKLDLEQDEHGNRRVLAALVHLEHGGAQPQNGA; this is encoded by the coding sequence GTGCGCATCCTGATCTGCGAAGACTCCGCCCTGCTGCGCGAAGGCCTCGTCCGCGTGCTCGCCGATGCCGGCCACGACGTGGTCGCGGCCCTGCCCGACGCCCACGATCTCGTGGACACCGTGGCATCCGCCACTCCCGATCTGTGCATCCTCGATGTGCGACTGCCCCCGACGTTCACCGACGAGGGCATCCGCGCGGCGCTCACCCTGCGGGCGGCGAACCCGGCCCTGCCGGTGCTGGTGCTCAGCCAGTACGTCGAGGAGCGGTACGCCAGCGACCTCATCACGTCGCACGGCGCCGCCCTGGGCTACCTGCTCAAGGACCGGGTCGCCGATGTCCGCGAGTTCCTCGAGTCGATCGAGCGGATCGGGGCGGGGGCAACTGTCCTCGACCCCGAGGTCGTGGCCCAGCTGCTGATGCGGCGCTCCCGCGACGAGCGCATGGCGCGGCTCACCGACCGCGAGCGCACGGTGCTCGCCCTGATCGCCGAGGGCAAGAGCAACCAGGCGATCGCCCAGGCGCTGTTCGTCTCGGAGGCCAGCGTCGAGAAGCACATCACATCCCTCTTCCAGAAGCTCGACCTCGAACAGGACGAGCACGGCAACCGGCGCGTCCTCGCAGCGCTGGTCCACCTCGAACACGGCGGCGCCCAGCCGCAGAACGGAGCCTGA
- a CDS encoding S9 family peptidase: protein MATAFDSLDDYYALPRIEGLALSPDGTRAVLTVATLNKDKTAYERSLWQVPVEGEGMPVRLTRSAKGESGAAFTADGDVLFISARPDSEGDGEDDPQAQLWLLPAGGGEARPVTRLAAGVSDVVTAEASDRIVIGSSLLPASESIEDDARRRADRKKKKISAILHESYPVRHWDHDLGPAAPAFHALDLGGLADTIEVLAAEPATDGDSGSEEDAEIDTTPYPASLPRPRALVRGRQADAAGSALSPDGRTFVVSLQTPQGRDARYRLVAIDTDSGAVTELFDERDTYFEAPAISHDGATIAYVKSAMATPSGPADQELWVAGIDGSNPRRLAEGWDRWPTGIHFDQDDTALIVTADQDGRGPIFRVPVDGGAVEQLTDDDFTYTDVDVRPSGELVALRTNWMTPPHAVRIARDGTATLLTTPVALPEVPAAMTEVEAAAADGARVRGWLLLPEGASAETPAPFLLWIHGGPLSSWNAWSWRWNPQLAVARGYAVLLPDPALSTGYGLEFIARGWNAWGAAPYTDLLSITDAVVSRPDIDQTRTAAMGGSFGGYMANWVAGHTDRFRGIVTHASLWALDQFSGTTDHAGYWKQIFTPEAMLENSPHRFVEDFVTPMLVIHGDRDYRVPIGESLRLWAELNEHYAADDGSSPHRFLYYPDENHWVLAPQHAKLWYETVFAFLDERVRGAEFARPGLLG, encoded by the coding sequence ATGGCGACCGCTTTCGACTCCCTCGACGACTACTACGCACTTCCCCGCATCGAGGGGCTCGCCCTCTCGCCGGACGGCACCCGGGCGGTGCTGACGGTGGCCACGCTGAACAAGGACAAGACCGCCTATGAGCGCTCGCTGTGGCAGGTTCCCGTCGAAGGCGAGGGGATGCCGGTGCGACTCACCCGCTCGGCCAAGGGCGAGTCCGGTGCCGCCTTCACCGCCGACGGCGACGTGCTGTTCATCTCTGCCCGTCCCGACAGCGAAGGTGACGGTGAGGACGACCCGCAGGCGCAGCTGTGGCTGCTGCCTGCCGGTGGCGGCGAGGCCCGCCCGGTGACCAGGCTGGCGGCAGGTGTGTCCGATGTGGTCACTGCCGAGGCCTCCGATCGAATCGTCATCGGCTCGTCGCTGCTGCCGGCCTCCGAGTCGATCGAGGACGACGCGCGGCGCCGCGCCGACCGCAAGAAGAAGAAGATCTCGGCGATCCTGCACGAGAGCTACCCCGTCCGGCACTGGGACCACGATCTCGGCCCCGCCGCGCCGGCGTTCCACGCCCTCGACCTGGGCGGCCTCGCCGACACGATCGAGGTCCTCGCCGCCGAGCCTGCGACCGACGGCGACTCCGGGTCCGAGGAAGACGCAGAGATCGACACCACCCCTTACCCCGCATCGCTGCCGCGGCCCCGCGCGCTGGTGCGCGGCCGGCAGGCCGATGCCGCCGGGTCGGCCCTCTCGCCCGACGGGCGCACGTTCGTCGTGTCGCTGCAGACGCCGCAGGGCCGTGACGCCCGGTACCGCCTGGTCGCGATCGACACCGACTCCGGCGCCGTGACCGAGCTGTTCGACGAGCGCGACACGTACTTCGAGGCGCCCGCGATCAGCCACGACGGCGCCACGATCGCCTACGTGAAGTCGGCCATGGCCACCCCGTCCGGACCCGCGGACCAGGAGCTGTGGGTCGCCGGCATCGACGGGTCGAACCCGCGACGTCTCGCGGAGGGCTGGGACCGCTGGCCCACCGGCATCCACTTCGATCAGGACGACACCGCCCTCATCGTCACCGCCGACCAAGACGGTCGCGGACCGATCTTCCGGGTGCCCGTCGACGGCGGCGCGGTGGAGCAGCTGACGGACGATGACTTCACCTACACGGACGTCGACGTGCGGCCGTCGGGGGAGCTGGTCGCGCTGCGGACGAACTGGATGACGCCGCCACACGCCGTCCGCATCGCCCGCGACGGCACCGCCACCTTGCTGACGACGCCGGTCGCGCTGCCCGAGGTGCCGGCCGCCATGACCGAGGTCGAGGCGGCCGCCGCCGACGGCGCCCGCGTGCGCGGCTGGCTGCTGCTGCCCGAGGGGGCGTCGGCGGAGACTCCCGCACCCTTCCTGCTGTGGATCCACGGCGGCCCGCTGAGCAGTTGGAACGCGTGGAGCTGGCGCTGGAACCCGCAGCTGGCCGTCGCCCGCGGCTACGCGGTGCTGCTGCCCGACCCGGCGCTGTCGACCGGGTACGGGCTCGAGTTCATCGCCCGCGGCTGGAACGCCTGGGGCGCTGCGCCCTACACCGACCTGCTGTCGATCACGGATGCCGTGGTGTCCCGCCCCGACATCGATCAGACGCGCACCGCGGCGATGGGCGGTTCGTTCGGCGGGTACATGGCGAACTGGGTCGCCGGGCACACCGATCGGTTCCGTGGCATCGTGACGCACGCGAGTCTGTGGGCGCTCGACCAGTTCAGCGGCACGACCGATCACGCCGGGTACTGGAAGCAGATCTTCACGCCTGAGGCGATGCTCGAGAATTCGCCGCACCGGTTCGTCGAAGACTTCGTCACGCCGATGCTCGTCATCCACGGCGACCGCGACTACCGCGTGCCGATCGGCGAGAGCCTGCGGCTGTGGGCGGAGCTCAACGAGCACTACGCCGCGGACGACGGGTCGAGCCCGCACCGGTTCCTCTACTACCCCGACGAGAACCACTGGGTGCTCGCCCCGCAGCACGCGAAGCTCTGGTACGAGACGGTCTTCGCGTTCCTCGACGAGCGGGTGCGGGGGGCGGAGTTCGCCCGGCCCGGGCTGCTCGGCTGA
- a CDS encoding RimK family alpha-L-glutamate ligase: MKLAILSRAPRAYSTQRLRAAAQQRGHDVKVLNTLRFAIDLSGELPDLQYRGRQLSDYDAILPRIGASITYFGTAVVRQFEQMDVYTPNTANGISNARDKLRANQILSRHNIGMPATAFVRNRADVRPAIEQVGGAPVVIKLLEGTQGIGVILAPEVKVAEAIIETLHSTNQNVLIQRFVAESRGRDIRALVVGDRVVAAMRRTARGDEFRSNVHRGGSVEPVELSAEFREAAVRSAQIMGLRVAGVDMLEGADGPLVMEVNSSPGLQGIEAATQLDVAGAIIDHIAGQVAFPEIDVRQRLSVSTGYGVAELVMHGNGDLVGKTLGEAGLWERDITVLTLHRGTAVIPNPRKGVQLEAGDRMLCFGKLEEMRSMIPERRRRRARVRKLPAEPIPAEE, translated from the coding sequence ATGAAGCTCGCGATCCTCTCGCGCGCCCCACGGGCTTACTCGACGCAACGACTGCGCGCAGCCGCACAGCAGCGCGGTCATGACGTGAAGGTCCTCAACACCCTGCGTTTCGCGATCGACCTCTCGGGCGAGCTGCCCGATCTGCAGTACCGCGGCCGGCAGCTGAGCGACTACGACGCGATCCTGCCGCGCATCGGCGCCTCGATCACCTACTTCGGCACGGCGGTCGTCCGCCAGTTCGAGCAGATGGACGTGTACACGCCGAACACGGCCAACGGCATCTCGAACGCGCGCGACAAGCTGCGCGCGAACCAGATCCTCTCGCGTCACAACATCGGCATGCCGGCGACCGCTTTCGTGCGCAATCGCGCCGATGTGCGCCCCGCGATCGAGCAGGTCGGCGGCGCGCCCGTCGTCATCAAGCTGCTCGAGGGCACGCAGGGCATCGGGGTGATCCTGGCTCCTGAGGTGAAGGTCGCCGAGGCGATCATCGAGACCCTGCATTCGACGAACCAGAACGTGCTCATCCAGCGGTTCGTCGCCGAGAGTCGCGGGCGCGACATCCGTGCGCTCGTGGTGGGTGATCGCGTCGTCGCGGCGATGCGGCGTACCGCCCGCGGCGACGAGTTCCGTTCGAACGTGCACCGCGGCGGCTCGGTGGAGCCGGTCGAGCTCTCGGCGGAGTTCCGGGAGGCAGCCGTCAGGTCGGCGCAGATCATGGGTCTGCGCGTCGCGGGCGTCGACATGCTCGAGGGCGCCGACGGGCCCCTCGTGATGGAGGTCAACTCCTCACCGGGGCTGCAGGGGATCGAAGCGGCGACCCAGCTCGATGTCGCCGGCGCGATCATCGACCACATCGCCGGGCAGGTGGCGTTCCCCGAGATCGATGTGCGCCAGCGACTGTCGGTGTCGACCGGCTACGGCGTGGCCGAGCTCGTGATGCACGGCAATGGAGACCTCGTGGGCAAGACGCTCGGCGAGGCCGGTCTGTGGGAACGCGACATCACGGTGCTCACGCTGCACCGCGGGACCGCTGTCATCCCGAACCCCCGCAAGGGCGTCCAGCTCGAGGCGGGCGACCGGATGCTGTGCTTCGGCAAGCTCGAGGAGATGCGTTCGATGATCCCCGAACGCCGGCGTCGGCGCGCGCGCGTGCGGAAGCTGCCGGCCGAGCCGATTCCCGCGGAGGAGTAG
- a CDS encoding SDR family oxidoreductase, giving the protein MKIAVAGATGTVGTHIAAAVRAQGDEVAPLTRGSGVDLVTGKGLSEALREVDAVVDAVNITTLSADEATRFFQAATGNLATAARAAGVRHFVLLSIVGIDRNPHDYYAGKLAQEQALTASGIPATIVRATQFHEFAGQIAARATFGPLQLAPRARTQPIAAAEVGTHLARIAAGDPQPLVELAGPREEQLDDMVRRYARAHGARGWIPAISVPSTQMKGMRQGLNLPGPGAIIGTQTFDEWLATDATG; this is encoded by the coding sequence ATGAAGATCGCTGTTGCCGGGGCCACCGGTACCGTCGGAACCCACATCGCCGCGGCCGTCCGTGCGCAGGGCGACGAGGTCGCGCCCCTGACGCGCGGCAGCGGGGTCGACCTCGTCACGGGCAAGGGGCTGAGCGAGGCACTTCGAGAAGTGGATGCCGTGGTCGACGCCGTCAACATCACGACACTCTCCGCAGACGAGGCGACACGCTTCTTCCAGGCCGCGACCGGCAACCTCGCCACGGCCGCCCGGGCGGCGGGCGTGCGGCACTTCGTGCTGCTGTCGATCGTGGGCATCGACCGGAACCCGCACGACTACTACGCCGGCAAGCTCGCGCAGGAGCAGGCGCTCACCGCCAGCGGCATACCGGCAACCATCGTCCGGGCGACCCAGTTCCACGAGTTCGCGGGCCAGATCGCAGCCCGTGCCACGTTCGGGCCGCTGCAGCTCGCGCCGCGGGCGCGGACCCAGCCGATCGCCGCAGCCGAAGTGGGCACGCACCTGGCCCGCATCGCGGCCGGCGACCCGCAGCCGCTCGTCGAGCTCGCCGGTCCACGCGAGGAGCAGCTCGACGACATGGTGCGCCGCTACGCGCGCGCCCACGGTGCCCGCGGGTGGATCCCGGCGATCTCGGTTCCGTCGACGCAGATGAAGGGCATGCGGCAGGGACTGAACCTGCCCGGACCGGGGGCGATCATCGGCACGCAGACCTTCGACGAGTGGCTCGCAACCGACGCCACGGGCTGA
- a CDS encoding DNA-3-methyladenine glycosylase family protein, whose protein sequence is MRSATREGMPPAGVPRSGDVARDPRPVHGRPLETEYRPRVPIDARRAVMAQQQGAHDPAHTTAGPVIWRAMRTPEGVATLAIRVGRDRIRGAAWGPGAEWALEQLPRLCGADDDPAGFDASRHPLIADAHRRHPELRLGRTDLIFDALAGVIFEQKVTGLQAFGAWRMILTWFGERAPGPTPRPMFAPPADWHLIPSWGWHRAGLEPPQSRTIVAAARRRASIERAATAAAADHDDIFTSLPGVGVWTSAETRIRAFGDPDAVSVGDYHVAHEVGYALTGHRTDDDGMLELLEPWRGHRQRVIRLIGLSGVHEPRRGPRLHPEDHRDR, encoded by the coding sequence ATGAGGTCGGCGACGCGCGAAGGGATGCCGCCTGCCGGCGTGCCGCGCAGCGGTGACGTGGCCCGTGACCCCCGGCCCGTCCACGGCCGCCCCCTCGAGACCGAGTATCGCCCACGTGTGCCGATCGACGCGCGCCGCGCGGTCATGGCACAGCAGCAGGGTGCGCACGATCCGGCTCACACCACCGCCGGCCCCGTGATCTGGCGCGCGATGCGCACCCCCGAGGGAGTCGCGACCCTCGCGATCCGCGTCGGCCGCGACCGCATCCGCGGGGCGGCATGGGGCCCAGGAGCCGAATGGGCGCTGGAGCAGCTCCCCCGGCTGTGCGGCGCGGACGACGACCCGGCCGGGTTCGACGCGTCCCGGCATCCACTCATCGCCGACGCCCATCGCCGGCACCCCGAGCTTCGCCTGGGGCGCACCGACCTCATCTTCGACGCCCTCGCGGGGGTGATCTTCGAACAGAAGGTCACGGGGCTCCAGGCGTTCGGCGCGTGGCGGATGATCCTGACCTGGTTCGGCGAGCGCGCTCCCGGGCCCACGCCGCGGCCGATGTTCGCCCCGCCCGCCGACTGGCACCTGATCCCCAGCTGGGGGTGGCACCGGGCCGGGCTCGAACCCCCGCAATCGCGCACGATCGTCGCCGCCGCGCGCCGCCGCGCATCGATCGAGCGTGCGGCGACGGCCGCCGCTGCCGACCACGACGACATCTTCACGAGTCTGCCCGGCGTCGGGGTGTGGACCAGCGCCGAGACCCGCATCCGCGCGTTCGGCGACCCCGACGCGGTGAGTGTCGGCGACTATCACGTCGCCCATGAGGTGGGCTACGCGCTGACCGGTCACCGCACCGACGACGACGGCATGCTCGAGCTGCTCGAGCCGTGGCGCGGCCACCGCCAGCGGGTGATCCGGCTGATCGGGCTCAGCGGAGTGCACGAGCCGCGGCGCGGCCCCCGCCTGCACCCCGAAGACCACCGCGATCGCTGA
- a CDS encoding sensor histidine kinase, whose amino-acid sequence MTSTAPPPVRQRIGILTHLGAIAQLAAMGIVGTGVFTMLTVLLSVGLSLLLVIGIGALFLIAFVYVLYAAGWLEYERVDGLYNCGLPALRPRRSGRPGFGGWLRTLWQQFIDGPMWRGIASAAIATVLGLIVLPSITWFVRSIGMLFTPLSGADVTRFPGTGIVIGTEWAVIVGIIGLLVSAAILVGIAPLHAVLTRSILVPSREAILAEQARTAGVQREGAVRASEVERTRIERDLHDGVQPRLVSVGMTLGLAQQKIDSDPAAAKELIDEAHTSTKAAITELRQLARGIHASVLDDRGLDAALSALAARSPIPVQLDVRLDGRCSSTAEAAVYFAIAESLTNAAKHSRGSEARVVVRRRDDGTLWARVEDNGMGGARVLPGGGLDGIVNRVAAAGGTARIDSPTGGPTALEVSVPCAS is encoded by the coding sequence ATGACTTCGACAGCTCCCCCTCCCGTGCGGCAGCGCATCGGCATCCTGACCCACCTCGGTGCCATCGCCCAGCTCGCCGCCATGGGCATCGTCGGCACCGGCGTGTTCACGATGCTCACCGTCCTGCTCAGCGTCGGCCTCAGCCTCCTTCTGGTCATCGGCATCGGCGCGCTCTTCCTGATCGCGTTCGTCTACGTGCTCTACGCGGCCGGCTGGCTCGAGTACGAACGCGTGGACGGCCTGTACAACTGCGGACTACCGGCGCTGCGACCGCGCCGCAGCGGCCGGCCCGGCTTCGGCGGCTGGCTGCGCACGCTCTGGCAGCAGTTCATCGACGGCCCGATGTGGCGAGGCATCGCCAGCGCGGCCATCGCCACGGTGCTGGGCCTGATCGTCCTGCCCTCCATCACCTGGTTCGTGCGCAGTATCGGCATGCTGTTCACACCGCTCTCCGGTGCCGACGTGACCCGGTTCCCGGGGACCGGCATCGTGATCGGCACGGAGTGGGCCGTGATCGTCGGCATCATCGGGCTCCTCGTGTCGGCCGCCATCCTCGTCGGCATCGCCCCGCTGCACGCGGTGCTCACCCGGTCGATCCTGGTGCCCTCCCGCGAGGCGATCCTCGCCGAGCAGGCCCGCACCGCCGGTGTGCAGCGCGAAGGCGCCGTCCGCGCCAGCGAAGTCGAGCGCACCCGCATCGAGCGCGACCTCCACGACGGCGTCCAGCCGCGGCTGGTCTCGGTCGGCATGACCCTGGGCCTGGCCCAGCAGAAGATCGACAGCGACCCTGCCGCCGCCAAAGAACTCATCGACGAGGCGCACACCTCGACAAAGGCCGCCATCACCGAACTGCGGCAGCTCGCCCGCGGCATCCACGCCTCTGTGCTGGACGATCGGGGGCTGGATGCCGCACTCTCGGCGCTCGCGGCCCGCTCGCCCATCCCGGTGCAGCTGGACGTGCGTCTCGACGGCCGGTGCAGCTCGACGGCCGAAGCGGCCGTGTACTTCGCGATCGCCGAGTCGCTCACCAACGCGGCCAAGCACTCCCGTGGCTCGGAAGCCCGCGTGGTCGTGCGCCGCCGCGACGACGGCACCCTGTGGGCCCGCGTCGAGGACAACGGCATGGGCGGCGCGCGGGTGCTGCCCGGCGGTGGCCTCGACGGCATCGTGAACCGCGTGGCCGCCGCCGGCGGCACCGCCCGCATCGACAGCCCCACCGGCGGCCCGACCGCCCTGGAGGTGAGCGTCCCGTGCGCATCCTGA
- a CDS encoding Pr6Pr family membrane protein, which yields MVLQLRGLAFTYRALASLAIAIGIARVSGVLSGDPTWSAFLYYTVLSNVLCLVWMLWSAIRTLRDAQEDGWHGISTPSPRFAAAVMMAITVTMLIYLVVLVPSLYVQPGAYEPFTLTDNLVHIVTPLLVIGDWLLFVPKGEVRRPDPLLWALIPWAYLVFAFVYSALGGRFAAGTAYPYPFMDVETLGIGGVVMWLVGLTVALIGIGYGFYALDRRLATRRPA from the coding sequence ATGGTGCTCCAGCTGCGCGGTCTGGCCTTCACGTATCGCGCACTGGCATCCCTCGCCATCGCCATCGGAATCGCACGGGTCTCGGGTGTACTGAGCGGCGACCCCACCTGGAGCGCGTTCCTCTATTACACGGTCCTCAGCAATGTGCTGTGCCTCGTGTGGATGCTCTGGTCGGCGATCCGCACCCTGCGCGACGCGCAGGAGGACGGCTGGCACGGCATCTCGACGCCCTCGCCGCGGTTCGCGGCGGCGGTGATGATGGCGATCACCGTCACGATGCTCATCTACCTGGTCGTCCTGGTGCCCTCGCTCTATGTGCAGCCCGGCGCCTACGAGCCGTTCACACTGACCGACAACCTGGTCCACATCGTCACGCCGCTGCTCGTCATCGGCGACTGGCTGCTGTTCGTGCCGAAGGGCGAGGTGCGCCGGCCCGACCCGCTGCTGTGGGCGCTCATCCCCTGGGCGTACCTCGTCTTCGCCTTCGTCTACAGCGCACTGGGCGGGCGCTTCGCCGCCGGCACCGCCTACCCGTATCCGTTCATGGACGTCGAGACGCTGGGCATCGGTGGCGTGGTCATGTGGCTCGTCGGGCTGACGGTCGCGCTGATCGGCATCGGCTACGGGTTCTATGCTCTGGATCGCCGACTCGCCACACGGAGGCCCGCATGA
- a CDS encoding DUF4097 family beta strand repeat-containing protein — protein sequence MSTTITPPPPVPPTGGYAPQPPQPRSTSRVIAILAICLGAVLILGAITTAAFSAIRAAAVSTGTLTADATGITELDIDVDAAGFRLAYGGDEASLEVTGGSGSSAWRLDRDGDTLRVHSTRPWWGGWNWWGDDERVVLTLPDRYEDTPLDASFDLGAGSITADGTYRELELDLGAGAMDITGVAEHVDAEISAGRASLDLDEVDTATLSISAGSMDGELRGPVTALDLDVSAGRMVLTIPDQTYNLDQDVSAGDLTHDLDTSSSSRNTITASVSAGSIDLRPAR from the coding sequence ATGAGCACCACGATCACTCCCCCGCCCCCGGTCCCCCCGACAGGCGGCTACGCGCCGCAGCCGCCGCAGCCGCGCTCGACCTCACGGGTCATCGCGATCCTCGCGATCTGCCTCGGTGCCGTGCTGATCCTGGGCGCGATCACGACCGCGGCCTTCTCCGCGATCCGCGCGGCGGCGGTGAGCACCGGCACGCTGACCGCCGACGCGACCGGCATCACCGAACTCGACATCGACGTGGACGCGGCCGGCTTCCGCCTCGCCTACGGCGGTGACGAAGCGAGCCTCGAGGTCACCGGCGGATCGGGATCGTCGGCCTGGCGGCTCGACCGCGACGGCGACACCCTTCGGGTCCACTCGACCCGCCCGTGGTGGGGCGGCTGGAACTGGTGGGGCGATGACGAGCGCGTCGTACTGACCCTGCCCGACCGTTACGAGGACACACCTCTGGACGCCTCGTTCGACCTCGGCGCCGGTTCGATCACGGCCGACGGCACCTATCGCGAGCTCGAGCTCGACCTCGGTGCCGGGGCGATGGACATCACCGGAGTGGCGGAGCACGTGGATGCCGAGATCTCGGCCGGCCGCGCCTCGCTCGACCTCGACGAGGTCGACACCGCCACACTGAGCATCAGCGCCGGCTCGATGGACGGTGAACTGCGCGGTCCGGTGACGGCCCTCGACCTGGACGTGAGCGCCGGGCGCATGGTGCTCACCATCCCCGACCAGACCTACAACCTGGACCAGGACGTGTCGGCCGGAGACCTCACCCACGACCTCGACACGTCGAGCAGCTCACGCAACACCATCACCGCGTCGGTGTC
- a CDS encoding Cof-type HAD-IIB family hydrolase, protein MTTTADIRLIAVDMDGTLLEPSGAIPATLWPLLERLHARGIAFAPASGRQLSTLQRMFSGVACELDYIAENGAYVVRDGAEVSSDAMDPKDVASIITRVRELVADGTLRAGVVLCGKRSAYIEGADPEFVAETEKYYAALEAVEDLTAVDDQFLKIAIYDFDGGETHTARHLADLRETFQVVVSGQHWVDVMNQSVNKGVALRRLQEAMGVTTAQTAAFGDYLNDLEMLQAADWSYAMADAHPDVAAVARFRAPSNADQGVISTIESLLSA, encoded by the coding sequence GTGACCACCACCGCTGACATCCGCCTGATCGCCGTCGACATGGACGGCACGCTCCTCGAACCCTCGGGCGCGATCCCCGCGACCCTGTGGCCGCTGCTCGAGCGGCTGCACGCGCGCGGCATCGCCTTCGCGCCCGCGAGCGGGCGGCAGTTGAGCACCCTGCAGCGCATGTTCTCCGGTGTCGCGTGCGAACTGGACTACATCGCCGAGAACGGCGCGTACGTGGTGCGGGACGGTGCCGAGGTCAGCTCGGATGCCATGGACCCGAAGGACGTGGCATCCATCATCACCCGCGTGCGCGAGCTCGTCGCCGACGGCACCCTCCGCGCCGGGGTCGTGCTGTGCGGCAAGCGGTCGGCCTACATCGAGGGCGCCGATCCCGAGTTCGTGGCCGAGACCGAGAAGTACTACGCGGCGCTGGAGGCGGTCGAGGACCTCACCGCGGTCGACGACCAGTTCCTCAAGATCGCGATCTACGACTTCGACGGCGGCGAGACCCACACCGCGCGCCACCTCGCCGACCTGCGGGAGACCTTCCAGGTCGTCGTGTCGGGACAGCACTGGGTCGACGTCATGAACCAGAGCGTGAACAAGGGCGTGGCGCTGCGCCGGCTGCAGGAGGCGATGGGTGTGACCACGGCGCAGACGGCCGCCTTCGGCGACTACCTCAACGACCTCGAGATGCTGCAGGCCGCCGACTGGTCGTACGCGATGGCCGACGCCCACCCCGATGTCGCCGCGGTCGCCCGCTTCCGGGCGCCGTCGAACGCCGATCAGGGCGTCATCTCGACGATCGAGTCGCTGCTGTCGGCGTAG
- a CDS encoding ATP-dependent zinc protease family protein produces MRNPCQDGAVSESTHSNTLAGWREWVQLPDIGVPWIKAKLDTGAQTSSIHAYDVESFDRDGTAWVRFRIRPWQRSDADEVEVESPVLDVRRVRSSSGHVEERVVVLMRLILLGREVAAEVTLSNRDAMGFRMLIGREALSRGFVVDSARSFLGDRAPRPMRRRNRGVG; encoded by the coding sequence ATGAGGAACCCCTGCCAAGATGGTGCGGTGAGCGAGTCCACCCATTCAAACACCCTCGCGGGATGGCGAGAGTGGGTTCAGCTGCCCGATATCGGCGTGCCGTGGATCAAGGCGAAGCTCGACACCGGGGCACAGACCTCGTCCATCCACGCCTACGACGTGGAGTCCTTCGACCGCGACGGCACGGCGTGGGTGCGTTTCCGCATCCGGCCGTGGCAGCGGTCCGACGCGGACGAAGTCGAGGTCGAGTCGCCTGTGCTCGACGTGCGTCGGGTGCGCAGCTCGTCGGGACACGTCGAGGAGCGCGTCGTCGTGCTCATGCGGCTCATCCTCCTCGGTCGCGAGGTGGCCGCCGAGGTGACGCTCAGCAATCGCGATGCGATGGGGTTCCGGATGCTCATCGGCCGCGAGGCGCTCAGTCGCGGCTTCGTGGTCGACTCGGCGCGTTCCTTCCTCGGAGATCGCGCGCCCCGGCCCATGCGCCGCCGCAACCGCGGCGTGGGGTGA